From Streptomyces chrestomyceticus JCM 4735, one genomic window encodes:
- a CDS encoding hydroxymethylglutaryl-CoA lyase has protein sequence MTAPGLPMPVPAPGLPARVRIHEVGARDGLQNESAVVPTEVKAEFVRRLVDAGLTTVEATSFVHPKWVPQLADAEQLYPMLADLDAHLPVLVPNDRGLDRALALGARRIAVFGSATESFAKANLNRTVEESLAMFTPVVARAKEEQAHVRGYLSMCFGDPWEGPVPVAQVVRVCRALLDMGCDELSLGDTIGVATPGHVQALLAALNEAGVPTDRLGVHFHDTYGQALANTLAALQHGVTTVDASAGGLGGCPYAKSATGNLATEDLVWMLQGLGIETGVDLGRLTATSGWMAGQLGRPSPSRTVRALSHKE, from the coding sequence ATGACCGCTCCCGGACTCCCCATGCCCGTCCCGGCCCCCGGCCTGCCCGCCCGGGTCCGTATCCACGAGGTCGGCGCGCGCGACGGCCTGCAGAACGAGTCCGCCGTCGTCCCCACCGAGGTCAAGGCCGAGTTCGTACGCCGCCTCGTGGACGCCGGGCTGACGACCGTCGAGGCGACCAGCTTCGTGCACCCCAAGTGGGTGCCGCAGCTCGCCGACGCCGAGCAGCTCTACCCGATGCTCGCGGACCTCGACGCGCACCTGCCCGTCCTGGTCCCCAACGACCGCGGCCTGGACCGCGCGCTGGCCCTCGGTGCCCGCCGTATCGCGGTCTTCGGCAGCGCCACGGAGTCGTTCGCCAAGGCCAACCTCAACCGCACGGTCGAGGAATCGCTGGCCATGTTCACCCCGGTGGTCGCCCGCGCGAAGGAGGAGCAGGCGCACGTGCGCGGCTACCTCTCCATGTGCTTCGGCGACCCCTGGGAGGGCCCGGTCCCGGTCGCACAGGTCGTACGGGTCTGCCGCGCCCTGCTGGACATGGGCTGCGACGAGCTGAGCCTGGGCGACACCATCGGCGTGGCCACCCCCGGCCACGTCCAGGCGCTGCTCGCCGCGCTGAACGAGGCGGGCGTGCCCACCGACCGCCTCGGCGTGCACTTCCACGACACCTACGGCCAGGCACTGGCCAACACCCTCGCCGCGCTCCAGCACGGCGTCACCACCGTCGACGCGTCGGCGGGCGGCCTCGGCGGCTGCCCGTACGCCAAGAGCGCCACCGGCAACCTCGCCACCGAAGACCTGGTGTGGATGCTGCAGGGCCTCGGTATCGAGACCGGGGTCGATCTGGGCCGGCTCACCGCCACCAGCGGGTGGATGGCCGGACAGCTCGGCCGTCCGAGCCCGTCCCGCACCGTCCGCGCCCTCTCCCACAAGGAGTGA
- a CDS encoding biotin carboxylase N-terminal domain-containing protein, translating to MFDTVLVANRGEIAVRVIRTLRALGIRSVAVFSDADADARHVHEADTAVRIGPPPSTESYLHAGRLIEAARRSGAQAVHPGYGFLAENTAFAAACADAGLVFIGPSAEAIELMGDKIRAKETVRAAGVPVVPGSSGSGLTDAQLADAARETGMPVLLKPSAGGGGKGMRLVRDEALLADEIAAARREARGSFGDDTLLVERWVDRPRHIEIQVLADGHGNVVHLGERECSLQRRHQKVIEEAPSVLLDEATRAAMGEAAVQAARSCGYRGAGTVEFIVPGDDPASYFFMEMNTRLQVEHPVTEFVTGLDLVEWQLRIAAGEPLAFGQDGVRLTGHAVEARICAETVSVKEGARGFLPSGGTVLALAEPQGDGVRTDSGLAEGTEVGSLYDPMLSKVIAYGPDRATALRRLRAALAETVVLGVPTNTGFLRRLLAHPAVLAGELDTGLVEREMDALVPAEVPAEVYAAAAAVRNAALEPVADGGWVDPFAVPDGWRIGGRPAPVTHQVKVPGHEPVAATGTGQVTDSQVRVTVGGVVHTFHRAGDWLGRDGDAWHVTDHDPVAETLRGAAGAHGMDALTAPMPGTVTVVKVAVGDEVAAGQGLLVVEAMKMEHVISAPHAGTVSELGVTPGSTVAMDQVLAVVDPHESGAQGPDAQAPAPTEEATA from the coding sequence ATGTTTGACACCGTCCTGGTCGCCAACCGGGGCGAGATCGCGGTCCGTGTCATTCGGACGCTGCGCGCGCTCGGCATCCGCTCGGTCGCCGTCTTCAGCGACGCGGACGCCGACGCCCGCCATGTCCACGAGGCCGACACAGCCGTACGGATCGGGCCGCCACCGTCCACCGAGAGCTATCTCCACGCGGGCCGCCTGATCGAGGCCGCGCGCCGCAGCGGCGCGCAGGCCGTGCACCCCGGGTACGGCTTCCTCGCCGAGAACACCGCGTTCGCGGCTGCCTGCGCCGACGCCGGACTGGTCTTCATCGGGCCGTCCGCCGAGGCCATCGAGCTGATGGGCGACAAGATCCGCGCGAAGGAGACGGTGCGGGCCGCCGGGGTGCCGGTCGTCCCGGGCTCGTCCGGGAGCGGTCTGACCGACGCCCAACTGGCGGACGCCGCGCGTGAGACCGGGATGCCGGTGCTGCTCAAGCCGTCCGCGGGCGGTGGCGGCAAGGGCATGCGCCTGGTACGGGACGAGGCGCTGCTCGCCGACGAGATCGCCGCCGCCCGCCGCGAGGCGCGCGGCTCCTTCGGCGACGACACGCTGCTGGTCGAGCGCTGGGTGGACCGCCCCCGGCACATCGAGATCCAGGTGCTGGCGGACGGCCACGGCAACGTCGTCCACCTGGGCGAGCGGGAGTGCTCGCTCCAGCGCCGCCACCAGAAGGTGATCGAGGAGGCGCCGTCCGTCCTGCTGGACGAGGCGACCCGGGCCGCGATGGGCGAGGCCGCCGTCCAGGCCGCCCGGTCGTGCGGCTACCGGGGCGCGGGCACGGTCGAGTTCATCGTGCCGGGCGACGACCCCGCGTCGTACTTCTTCATGGAGATGAACACCCGCCTCCAGGTCGAGCACCCGGTCACCGAGTTCGTCACCGGCCTGGACCTGGTCGAGTGGCAGTTGCGGATCGCGGCCGGGGAGCCGCTGGCGTTCGGGCAGGACGGCGTCCGGCTGACCGGGCACGCCGTCGAGGCCCGGATCTGCGCCGAGACGGTGTCGGTCAAGGAGGGCGCACGCGGCTTCCTGCCGTCCGGCGGTACGGTCCTGGCGCTCGCCGAGCCGCAGGGCGACGGGGTGCGCACGGACTCCGGCCTGGCCGAGGGCACCGAGGTCGGCAGCCTGTACGACCCGATGCTCTCCAAGGTCATCGCGTACGGCCCGGACCGCGCGACCGCACTGCGCAGGCTGCGCGCCGCGCTCGCCGAAACGGTCGTGCTCGGCGTGCCGACCAACACCGGCTTCCTGCGCCGCCTGCTGGCCCACCCGGCCGTCCTGGCGGGCGAGCTGGACACCGGGCTGGTGGAGCGCGAGATGGACGCGCTGGTGCCTGCCGAGGTCCCCGCCGAGGTGTACGCGGCCGCCGCGGCCGTACGGAACGCGGCGCTGGAGCCGGTGGCGGACGGCGGCTGGGTGGATCCGTTCGCCGTACCGGACGGCTGGCGGATCGGCGGCCGCCCGGCGCCCGTCACCCACCAGGTCAAGGTGCCCGGACACGAACCGGTGGCCGCCACCGGCACCGGCCAGGTCACCGACAGCCAAGTCCGCGTCACCGTCGGCGGTGTCGTGCACACCTTCCACCGGGCCGGCGACTGGCTCGGCCGGGACGGCGACGCCTGGCACGTCACGGACCACGACCCGGTCGCCGAGACGCTGCGCGGCGCCGCCGGAGCGCACGGGATGGACGCGCTGACCGCGCCGATGCCCGGCACCGTCACCGTCGTGAAGGTGGCCGTCGGCGACGAAGTGGCCGCCGGGCAGGGGCTGCTGGTCGTCGAGGCGATGAAAATGGAACACGTCATCTCCGCGCCGCACGCCGGCACGGTCAGCGAGCTGGGCGTCACCCCGGGCAGCACCGTGGCCATGGACCAGGTGCTCGCCGTCGTCGATCCGCACGAGTCCGGCGCGCAGGGGCCGGACGCGCAGGCGCCCGCCCCGACCGAGGAGGCAACGGCATGA